AAATAGGAGGACCATTATGGACACGATTACAGCTATTATTTTAGCAATTGTCGAAGGGATTACTGAATTTATTCCTGTATCTTCGACAGGACACATGATCTTGACTACGAAGCTTTTAGGTTTCGCTGAGCAAGATTCGATTATGAAGACTTACGAAATCGTAATTCAGTTAGGGGCAATTTTGGCGATAGCGCTTGTTTATCGCAAGCGTGTGCTTGATTTGTTGGGGCTTGGGCGTAGAAGCACGGGAAGAGGTGGCGTTATGCCGGCATCCCGTCTGAACTTAATCCATGTGATTCTTGGAATTGCCCCAGCACTTGCTGTGGCATTTTTTGCCCGCGATTTTATCAAAAGTCTCTTTGGAGCTTCTACTGTACTCTGGGCGCTTGTCGCCGGAGGTATTCTAATGATTGTCGCAGAATGGGTGAACAAACGCAAAATGCGTATTACTGCTCATGAACTGGATGATCTGTCATATGGACAGGCGCTGGCGATTGGATTGTATCAGATTATTTCGGTACTCTGGCCGGGATTCTCCCGCTCCGGGTCTACAATTTCTGGGGGGATGTTAAGTGGGGTCAGCTATAAGGCTTCCGCGGATTTTTCATTCCTCATAGCTATTCCTATTATGTGTGCGGCTTCCGGGTATGAACTACTGGATTCGTATAAAAACTTCACAAGTGAGACGATTGGTTACTTTGTAATTGGATTTCTGATTTCTTTTGTAGTGGCTTATTTAGTGGTTATTTTGTTTATGAAATGGATTCAAAAGATTCGATTGACGCATTTCGCGATCTACCGATTTATTCTTGCTGCTGTATTCTGGTTGTTTATTATGCGTTAATGCCCGTAGGCATGGACCTAGACACATCTGACTTTCTTTAAGGTACACCTGTCTGAACTTCTTTAGAAACGGTATAGACATAGCGTGTGACCCAAGGATTTTAATACAGAATAGTATTTTACCGTTAAAGGCAGGTGAGTTAAGTGCGTTTAGTATCCGTGAATAAGCTTCAAGCAGGCATGAAATTAGGTAAAAAAATATATAGTGATGAAGGTCTAACTCTACTCGCGGATGGGGTGGAGCTTACTGAGGCATTGATCAAGCGTCTTGCAAGAATAGACATCGGTTATATCTACATAGAGGATTCCATCACGGACGATGTTGTGATTACAGGTATGCTTCAGGATGAGACGCGCAATCAGGCTCTAAAGGTGATTCGGAATCAATTCCAGGATATGACTGGCGCTTCAGGAATCACCAAGGGCTTTTATCATCTCGATAAAAAATTCTCTAAGATCATGGATAGCATCTTAGACGACTTGTCTTTGCAAGAAGATCCGATGATCATGCTGCTTGATATGCACACTGCTGATAACTATTTGTACGTCCATTCCCTAAACGTCTGCTTGTACACTTTGGTGCTTGGCATTGCTCACGGGTACAGCAAAGAGGAACTCCGAGTGATTGGTCTAGGTGCGCTGTTGCATGATATTGGCAAGACACAAGTTCCGGTAAAGATCATTCAAAAACCCGGCAGACTCAGTGATGAAGAATTCCGCCACATGCAGGCTCATACCGAGATCGGGTTTCAAATTCTCAAGGATGAACCGAATATCCCGCTGCTCGTAGCGCATTGTGCCTTGCAACATCATGAACGCATTGACGGTTCCGGATATCCTCGCGGATTAACAGGACCTCAAATTCATGAATATGCTAAGTGGCTGGGTGTAGCGGACTCCTACGATGCCATGACCTCCAATCGAGTCTACAAAAAGGCTATGTTGCCACATCAAGCCGTTGAGGCACTTTATGTTGGTTCCGGTACACTGTACGAACAGAAGTATCTGGAGTTGTTTAGAGATCGCGTCGCTATCTATCCGCTGGGTCTTACCGTGAAGCTCAGTACGGGGGAGAGCGGGGTTGTTGTCAAAATAGATCCTAGTACGCCTCACAGACCCACCGTACGTGTGCTTACGGGTCCTGAAGGAGAGAAAGTCGTGCCGTTTGAACGGGAGCTTAGTAAAGCCCTCTCCGTTGTTATCGTTGACGTCGCAGAACAAGGCGATTCTCTGGAAACGCCAAATTAATTATTATAGCAGCGTGGAGAGAAGAGTAGGCTTGTCCGCATATACTGCGGAAGCCTATTTTTCGTCTCGCTGCTTTTAATTTTTTATAGAGCCAGGGTATTGAGGACAGCCAGAAAGACATCAGAAGTGCAGTTTTTTTGACTATCGTGGTATGATATAGGGTAAGTCATCGTTCTTTATTCATGATTTTGGGTTAATAATAGGAATAAGATTTAAAGGAGCTAGTACAAATGAATGTTTTAAGACCATTAACATCTTCACCGAGGGAGCTGTCGCCAAGTTACGATCCGTGGGATCCAATCACTTCTCTACGTAAGCATGGAAGCCATGTGCTAACGAGTGTGGAATTCACCGTAACCAATTTATGCAACATGCGTTGTGAGCACTGTGCTGTAGGTGATAGTCTAACCTCTAGAGAAGAGGAAATGCTACCACTTAAGAATATGCTGGACCGTTTAGAGGAAGTCGAGCATCTAGAGACCATTAGTATTACTGGCGGAGAGCCTATGTTCCGCGCCGGAACGGTGGATAATATCATTGTGCCATTGTTGAAATACGCCAAGGAGCGGGGAATCAGATCGCAAATTAATTCTAATCTGACGATGCCGTATTCCCGTTACGAGAAGCTACTTCCGTATCTGGACGTTATGCATATTTCATTTAATTATGTGAATGGTGACGATTTTCATGAAGTCGGTTTTGCGAACAGTGGTCATGCGGTTGCCAAGGAAGCCGCTTACCGGTTATATAATACAATGATTGAGAACTCTCGTCAGTTAAGTGAGGATGGTATGTTAATTTCTGCGGAAACTATGATTAATTACCGTACCCACACGAAGCTGCCTGAAATTCATAAGCTGATTCTCGACATGGGAGCAAAACGGCATGAAGTTCATCCAATGTACAATTCGAGCTTTGCTTCCGCACTGCCAATGCTATCTTTGAATGAAATGCGAACGGCGATCCATGCGTTACTGGACCAGCGTGATCCGGAGGTTTGGATGCTGTTTGGCACGCTTCCGTTTTTTGCTTGCAGCTTCCTAGAGGAAGATCAGAAGTTGCTAAGCAGAATGCGTGCAGAGAAGAATGTTACACTTCGTAATGATCCGGATGGTCGGAATCGTGTGAATGTAAATATGTTTACTGGAGATGTTTTTGTTACAGATTTCGCTGATATCGCAGCCTTTGGCAACATCGACAACCAAAAACTGGATGATATATTTATCGATTGGCAGACTAAGCATCCGCTGAACCAGAAGGTGAACTGTCACTGCGATGCAGCAGGTTGTTGCGGACCTAATCTGTTAGTAGCGGATATGTATTATCCGGAAGTTGATTTCAAAACAAGAAAAGCGATCAATCTGTAGAAACGAGGCGTTGATAAAGTGGTGCATACGGAATTTGAAGTAGGGAGATTATTGCTTAATCTTTTGCTTGTTCTGGTGCTCGTATTATTGAACGGTATTTTTGTAGCAGCGGAGTTCTCATTAGTTAAGGTCAGGCAGTCTCGTCTGACCCAACTTGTCAGTGAAGGTAATAAAATGGCCGGATATGCGCTCAAAGTAAATAAGAAACTGGATTCGTACTTATCTGCCACCCAGTTTGGGATTACACTTGCGTCACTTGGGCTTGGTTGGATCGGTGAGCCGGCCATTTCAGAGCTGCTCGTTGAACCGTTAATGTATCAGATGGGGATTACCGATCGTACTCTGATTTCGACCGTATCTGTTGTTATAGGATTTTCGATTATCACATTTTTACATATTGTACTGGGTGAACTTGCACCGAAATCCCTTGCGATTCAAAGAACAGAAGGGTCAGCTCTGCTGCTCTCGGCACCACTGATGTTTTTCTATAATCTGTTCATGCCTTTTATCTGGGTACTGAATGCATCGGCGAACGCGTTGCTTCGTTTAGTGGGTGTTGAGCCTGCGAATGAGAGTGAGGCTGCCCACTCGGAAGAGGAAATTCGTATCCTGATGAATCAGAGTGCTAAGAGTGGTGTTATTGATAAAGATGAGATGAAGCTGATGGATAACATCTTTGAATTCTCTGATCTGCTCGCTCGTGAAGTCATGTTGCCTCGTACGGACATGGATGTGCTGTATAGCAATCTTTCGCTCGAAGAAAATATGAAGATCATTACCGAAACGAGACATTCACGTTATCCGGTTGCCTTTGAAGACAAGGACCGTATTATTGGTTTTATTCATATTACCGATCTGCTGTTTGCTCCACCTGAGCAGCAGAATGATCTTACGACTCTGGTTCGACCGATCCTTAACGTACCGGAATCGATGGAGATCAGCCATACTCTGCGATTTATGCAGAAGAACAAGGCTCAGCTAACGCTTGTTGTCGATGAATACGGTGGTACAGCAGGTTTGCTGACAGCAGAAGAAATTCTGGAAGAAATTGTAGGCGATCTGCATGACGAGTTCGAAGATGAGCGTCCGAGTGTGGAACGCAATGGAGATTATATTTCTGTTGAGGGCCGGATGTTGATTGAAGATGTCAACGATCTTACGGGTGTAGTGATTGAAGATGATGAAGTGGATTCCATTGGCGGCTGGTTGTTTAAGGAGCTGGAAGGTAATCCAAGCAAAGGAAAACGAGTTAAAGTTGAAGATGTTGTTTTTGAAGTAGAGGAATCGACAAGACTGCGGATTACTAGAATTAATATTCATCATGAACCGCATGTCGAGGATAAAGAAACCTCTTCAGAACTGGACGAGGATAGAGAATGACCTTTTGAAACGGTAACGTACGTTCCGGATTATGACTCCTCCTGCAGAGCTGCATGGCTCATGGCAGGGGAGTTTTTTGTGCGTTCAGTCGTATATTCCGCTCAAAAGCTGGAGGGAAGTAAAATTGAAGGCTATAATGATTTCCAGCGGGATTCAATGGGTTATTTGGAAGTGAATCTAGAGAGATTTATGTTTGTGGACACATAAAGGACATAACGCTCGACTATGCTAATGTTTATAAATTGTTTGAAAGCGGGGTCTAGATTGAAAAAGAAGCTTCTTCTCGTTGAGGATGAAATTCGTATTCGCGAACTGGTGTCTGATTATTTCATACAGAATGATTGGGAAGTACTCGAAGCGGATAATGGAAGAGATGCATTGGTTTGGTTTGACTCACTGCTGCCGGATCTGCTGATTTTGGATATCATGATGCCTGCTATGAATGGCTATGAAGTGTGCCGTGAAGTTCGTGAAAAATCAGCGATACCTATCATTTTGTTAACCGCCAAGTCCACAGATGACGACAAAATCTACGGATTTGAATTAGGAGCGGATGATTATGTTACAAAGCCATTTAGTCCTAAGGTGCTGGTAGCCCGGGCAAATGCGCTTATGAAGCGGGTTGAAGGCTCCCATCTGCCTGAATCTAGCATAGTAAAATTTGGTTCCGCGATGTTTAACACCTTGGCTCATCGGTTAGAGGTAGAAGATGCGGAAGTGGAGCTTACTCCTAAGGAATATGATCTTTTATGGCTTTTAATACGAAATAAAGGGATTGTCATTTCAAGGGATACGATACTTAGCCGAATCTGGGGAATTGAATTTGAAGGAGACTCCAGAGTTGTGGACAGTCATATCAAAAAGCTGCGAAGTAAATTGGGTTATGAATCACGTTTTATTCGTACGGTGATTGGCACAGGGTACATGTTCGAGGAAGAGGCATGAGAAGACGTGGAATTACCTTTAAACTGTTTGTGATGACCGTTATCTTTTTCCTCTGCTTTTATGGCATGGTGATTCTAAGCCAACTGCTGTTGTTTGACAATTTCTATCAGAAGCAAAAAGAAAACCGCGTGGAGAAACACCTCAAGAGCTTTGCTGCAAGATATACAAGCGAGCAGTGGGGAAGCTCTCGAACCTCTCAGGAGCTCTTCCGGTTTATGCTGCGGAATAAAACACAAATGGTTATTCTGAAGCTGGACGGTAAGATGAATTCGGAAGATCCATTTCATATAAAGTTAATCGGCGATGATGGAAAGAGTATGGTTGTCTCTTTATCCCTGTTCATGAATCAGTACGGAGATGCGCTTAGAGCAACAAACATTAAAGTAGATGATCAGTTAAGCATTGAAGGCGAACTTCTGGATGAAGACATTTCTTCACCCGTTATAATCTACCCCATAAGTATTACAAAAAAAGGGGGCGGAACAGTAGGGGATGCGGAAGAGAGTGGGATGATTCATGCATCTGGCACTGTTACAGAAATTGTACTGCCTGATATGAAAATATGGAATCCACGCCAGGGAACTCTATTTGAGGCCCTAGAGGAGTGGTTCCCTTTGACGCCAGCACAGGCAGACGCCTTTAAAAATTTGGAAATGCAGAAGCAAGACTGGATTGCTCCCTGGAGTGGGAGTCGTAATTCTGTTATTATTTTGCCTCTTAAGCAAAGTACCGGAGAAATTGAACTGCTATTCACAGTCACCTCGTTACAAGAAGTTAAGGATTCGAATGAGGCGTTGCGTTGGTTCTTTTTATATCTGGGAATTGGCGGCATTATCTTGATTCTGGTGCTCTCGCTCTTTTTTTCGAAAATGGTAACACGTCCACTGATTAAGTTAAACAACATAGCCAAACGGATGGTTTCTCTGGACTTTACAGGGGATACATCCATTCGCCAGAAGGATGAGTTAGGTAGCCTTTCTAATAGCATGTTCACTTTATCGCTAAGTCTGGATTCTGCTTTACGAGAGTTAAGAGAGGCCAATCAGCAGCTAGTTGAGGATATGGAGCAGAAACAAAAAATGGAGATCCTGCAGCAGGACTTTTTTGCCAACGCATCCCATGAATTGAAGACTCCGCTCAGTATTATCAAAGGTTTTGCCGAGGGATTGGAGGACGGCGTGAGCGCCGGCAAGCAGGATCACTACATCAAGGTGATTATTGAGGAAGCAGATAAAATGGAGTTTCTTGTTAAAAACATGCTAGATCTAGCGCGGTTGGAGTCTGGCACTATCAAACTTCGAAAAACTTCCTTTATGTTAAGTGAACTGACGGAAAATGTGACGGACAAGCTGGTTCACTTGCTGAGTGAAAAACATTTGGATGTCATCATTATTCCTGCAAATGAATTACCGGTATATGCTGATGCGAACTGGATCGAACAAGTTGTGCTAAATTTTATGACCAATGCTATCAGGCATGCGGAAAAAAGAAGTTCCATCACCGTCAATATTGAGAGCCATGCCCAGACTATTGTATTCACTATTCAAAATATAGGAGAATCAATCCCTGAAGATCAGCTGGTGCAAATCTGGGAACGATTCTATCGGTCTGAGCCATCCCGCAGTCGAATGACGGGCGGTACTGGTCTGGGACTTTCGATTGCGAAGCGAATACTAGATATGCACGCTTGTCATTATACAGTGAAGAACACGGAAAACGGTGTTAGCTTTACGGTGACCTTTGAAGGCTAAACGGATTAACAAAAATACTGTGATGAAAGAAGTGAAATCGTTTGAAATTGAACTGGTTGCCTTCAATGTGCACACTCGCAAACTTGGGACTCGGATCATTATCCTTGTATTTTACGATTCAAGAACGATATAGCTTGGCTTTATTAATGATACTGCTCGCGACAATATGCGATGTACTGGACGGATTACTGGCAAGAATACTGCAATGTACCAGTGAATTCGGTAAACAATTGGACTCATTGGCGGATATCATATCGTTTGGTTTAGCGCCTACCTTCCTTATCTTGTTGTATAAGTTAGAAGATGCCCACTGGATTGGACTAGCAGCTGCGGTTTTCTTTTTGATCTGCGGCGCACTTCGTTTGGCCAGATTTAATATGTCGGCTCCTTCCAAAGGATTCGTGGGGATGCCCATTACTGCCGCTGGAGTCATTCTATCGATGATTTCTTTGCTAGATGAACGCATGAAACCGGGACTGGTCATCGTATTAATGGGATTGCTGTCCGTAATGATGATCAGTCGTATCCCATTTCCGTCCCTTAAAAAATCGTTCAACAGGAAGTGATACACCCATGCCTTGGATTATTGAGATTATTTCACAGTACGGATATTTAGCCATATTTGCCCTTATGGCACTTGGGATTATCGGACTTCCTGTACCTGATGAGGTGTTAATGCTGTTTGTAGGTTATTTATCCTCCGTTATGGTTTTGGACTTTTCACTTTCGGTATTGGTTTGTTTCATGGGATCCATCACGGGAATGCTTATCAGCTATACTATTGGGTTAAGATTAGGGCAACCTGTGGTAGACAAATTCGGCAAGTGGGTTGGCCTTACACCCAAGCGTTTTGCCAGTATGAAAAGATGGTTTTTGCGGTTCGGCAACTGGACAATCTTCATTGCTTATTTTATTCCCGGTCTGAGGCATGTATCAAGCTATATCTCTGGTATCAGTGCTATGTCCTTCAAAAAATATATTCTCATAACGACTGCAGGAGCGCTAACCTGGTCACTCCTTTTTGTTTCCATCGGCTTTTTTGTGGGGGCTAAGTTTTCCTTTTTGTAGCCATTGGATGATCAGCATTATTAATCGCAATCGAATGGAGCAAGATCAATGAATGTATTCAAGCGGTTCTACGCGAACATAACCACCAGACGCTTTTTTATGCTCGCACTTATAGGGTTGCTGCTGTACAGTGTTCGAGGAATGCTTAATCTGGTGTTGCTGACGTTTTTGATTGCTTTTGTCATGAACAGCTTTCAGACATTGCTCAGTAAACGAATTGGTAAATTTATGAAGGTTAACAGTAAGGTGATTATTGTCATTTTATACCTCGCTTTAATCGCAGT
The window above is part of the Paenibacillus sp. FSL K6-0276 genome. Proteins encoded here:
- a CDS encoding HD-GYP domain-containing protein, with product MRLVSVNKLQAGMKLGKKIYSDEGLTLLADGVELTEALIKRLARIDIGYIYIEDSITDDVVITGMLQDETRNQALKVIRNQFQDMTGASGITKGFYHLDKKFSKIMDSILDDLSLQEDPMIMLLDMHTADNYLYVHSLNVCLYTLVLGIAHGYSKEELRVIGLGALLHDIGKTQVPVKIIQKPGRLSDEEFRHMQAHTEIGFQILKDEPNIPLLVAHCALQHHERIDGSGYPRGLTGPQIHEYAKWLGVADSYDAMTSNRVYKKAMLPHQAVEALYVGSGTLYEQKYLELFRDRVAIYPLGLTVKLSTGESGVVVKIDPSTPHRPTVRVLTGPEGEKVVPFERELSKALSVVIVDVAEQGDSLETPN
- a CDS encoding HAMP domain-containing sensor histidine kinase, whose translation is MRRRGITFKLFVMTVIFFLCFYGMVILSQLLLFDNFYQKQKENRVEKHLKSFAARYTSEQWGSSRTSQELFRFMLRNKTQMVILKLDGKMNSEDPFHIKLIGDDGKSMVVSLSLFMNQYGDALRATNIKVDDQLSIEGELLDEDISSPVIIYPISITKKGGGTVGDAEESGMIHASGTVTEIVLPDMKIWNPRQGTLFEALEEWFPLTPAQADAFKNLEMQKQDWIAPWSGSRNSVIILPLKQSTGEIELLFTVTSLQEVKDSNEALRWFFLYLGIGGIILILVLSLFFSKMVTRPLIKLNNIAKRMVSLDFTGDTSIRQKDELGSLSNSMFTLSLSLDSALRELREANQQLVEDMEQKQKMEILQQDFFANASHELKTPLSIIKGFAEGLEDGVSAGKQDHYIKVIIEEADKMEFLVKNMLDLARLESGTIKLRKTSFMLSELTENVTDKLVHLLSEKHLDVIIIPANELPVYADANWIEQVVLNFMTNAIRHAEKRSSITVNIESHAQTIVFTIQNIGESIPEDQLVQIWERFYRSEPSRSRMTGGTGLGLSIAKRILDMHACHYTVKNTENGVSFTVTFEG
- a CDS encoding response regulator transcription factor, with protein sequence MKKKLLLVEDEIRIRELVSDYFIQNDWEVLEADNGRDALVWFDSLLPDLLILDIMMPAMNGYEVCREVREKSAIPIILLTAKSTDDDKIYGFELGADDYVTKPFSPKVLVARANALMKRVEGSHLPESSIVKFGSAMFNTLAHRLEVEDAEVELTPKEYDLLWLLIRNKGIVISRDTILSRIWGIEFEGDSRVVDSHIKKLRSKLGYESRFIRTVIGTGYMFEEEA
- a CDS encoding hemolysin family protein, whose translation is MHTEFEVGRLLLNLLLVLVLVLLNGIFVAAEFSLVKVRQSRLTQLVSEGNKMAGYALKVNKKLDSYLSATQFGITLASLGLGWIGEPAISELLVEPLMYQMGITDRTLISTVSVVIGFSIITFLHIVLGELAPKSLAIQRTEGSALLLSAPLMFFYNLFMPFIWVLNASANALLRLVGVEPANESEAAHSEEEIRILMNQSAKSGVIDKDEMKLMDNIFEFSDLLAREVMLPRTDMDVLYSNLSLEENMKIITETRHSRYPVAFEDKDRIIGFIHITDLLFAPPEQQNDLTTLVRPILNVPESMEISHTLRFMQKNKAQLTLVVDEYGGTAGLLTAEEILEEIVGDLHDEFEDERPSVERNGDYISVEGRMLIEDVNDLTGVVIEDDEVDSIGGWLFKELEGNPSKGKRVKVEDVVFEVEESTRLRITRINIHHEPHVEDKETSSELDEDRE
- the pssA gene encoding CDP-diacylglycerol--serine O-phosphatidyltransferase, which produces MKLNWLPSMCTLANLGLGSLSLYFTIQERYSLALLMILLATICDVLDGLLARILQCTSEFGKQLDSLADIISFGLAPTFLILLYKLEDAHWIGLAAAVFFLICGALRLARFNMSAPSKGFVGMPITAAGVILSMISLLDERMKPGLVIVLMGLLSVMMISRIPFPSLKKSFNRK
- a CDS encoding undecaprenyl-diphosphate phosphatase, with amino-acid sequence MDTITAIILAIVEGITEFIPVSSTGHMILTTKLLGFAEQDSIMKTYEIVIQLGAILAIALVYRKRVLDLLGLGRRSTGRGGVMPASRLNLIHVILGIAPALAVAFFARDFIKSLFGASTVLWALVAGGILMIVAEWVNKRKMRITAHELDDLSYGQALAIGLYQIISVLWPGFSRSGSTISGGMLSGVSYKASADFSFLIAIPIMCAASGYELLDSYKNFTSETIGYFVIGFLISFVVAYLVVILFMKWIQKIRLTHFAIYRFILAAVFWLFIMR
- a CDS encoding DedA family protein — protein: MPWIIEIISQYGYLAIFALMALGIIGLPVPDEVLMLFVGYLSSVMVLDFSLSVLVCFMGSITGMLISYTIGLRLGQPVVDKFGKWVGLTPKRFASMKRWFLRFGNWTIFIAYFIPGLRHVSSYISGISAMSFKKYILITTAGALTWSLLFVSIGFFVGAKFSFL
- the yfkAB gene encoding radical SAM/CxCxxxxC motif protein YfkAB, with amino-acid sequence MNVLRPLTSSPRELSPSYDPWDPITSLRKHGSHVLTSVEFTVTNLCNMRCEHCAVGDSLTSREEEMLPLKNMLDRLEEVEHLETISITGGEPMFRAGTVDNIIVPLLKYAKERGIRSQINSNLTMPYSRYEKLLPYLDVMHISFNYVNGDDFHEVGFANSGHAVAKEAAYRLYNTMIENSRQLSEDGMLISAETMINYRTHTKLPEIHKLILDMGAKRHEVHPMYNSSFASALPMLSLNEMRTAIHALLDQRDPEVWMLFGTLPFFACSFLEEDQKLLSRMRAEKNVTLRNDPDGRNRVNVNMFTGDVFVTDFADIAAFGNIDNQKLDDIFIDWQTKHPLNQKVNCHCDAAGCCGPNLLVADMYYPEVDFKTRKAINL